In Mesorhizobium sp. J428, the genomic window AGATCTCCCGCCACCCGCTTCCCCTCGATGCGCGACGATCGAAAGATGAGCCGTGGTTAGCGGAGTCTTTCGTCGCGACGACGGGATTTTATGCGCATTCGAACGGAATCGCGAGAAGTCCGGCAGCTTCGATGCTTAACGGAATCTGCCGTTTACCTATTGTTTTAGCTTTGTTTTCCGCAAATTAAGCACGCCTGTTCACCCGCAATTCAAGCCTCCCCGCCATTCTCGAACCCATCAGACAACGCCTCGGAACGGACCAAACCGGCGGGGCAACAGCGACAGACAGGGGACAGAAAATGGCACGTTTCGAGATGTTTGAGGCAGGCTTCGGATCGATGGGCGCCAACGCCCAGGCGGACATCCTTTTCGAGCTGGGCATGATGTATGCGACCGGCCGCGACTGCGAGGTCGATCCGGTGGCGGCGCACAAGTGGTTCAACATCGCTGCGATCAAGGGCTCCGCCCGCGCCGCCGAGCTGCGTGCCGAGCTGGCGGTGTCGATGTCCAAGCCGGAACTCGCCCGGGCGCTCCGTGAGGCGCGCGAATGGATGACCATGCACTGATTGCTGTCACGCGAACAGGGCGGTTCGCGTCGTCTGGGCGGGGGACGCCGTGACGACGTGGAAA contains:
- a CDS encoding SEL1-like repeat protein; amino-acid sequence: MARFEMFEAGFGSMGANAQADILFELGMMYATGRDCEVDPVAAHKWFNIAAIKGSARAAELRAELAVSMSKPELARALREAREWMTMH